One region of Miscanthus floridulus cultivar M001 chromosome 19, ASM1932011v1, whole genome shotgun sequence genomic DNA includes:
- the LOC136529045 gene encoding NADP-dependent alkenal double bond reductase P2-like has translation MEVVNRYVATRHHIEGAPTEADFEVKEETARWAPDSGEVLVRNLYLSIDPYQLNRMKRSSASHLAVDSILPGQRIAAYAGGEVVASACEEYKAGDVVAGVLGWEDYTLFKPSPAVLMSKVADSAAADDDAGFPLSHHISVLGTSGMTAYGGLFEVGKPVKGEKVFVSAASGSVGSLVGQFAKIAGCYVVGCAGTKAKVDLLKDKLGFDDAFNYKEEPDLKSALKRYFPDGIDVYFENVGGEMLEAALANMNTYGRVALSGVIAEYTGGGRRAVPDLLDVIYKRITIRGFFAWDFLPKFAEFNTIIADWIREGKVKVVEDVSDGLESVPSAFAALFRGQNVGKKLVKLA, from the exons ATGGAGGTGGTGAACAGGTACGTCGCCACCAGGCACCACATCGAGGGCGCCCCGACGGAGGCCGATTTCGAGGTGAAGGAGGAGACGGCGAGGTGGGCGCCGGACTCCGGCGAGGTGCTCGTCAGGAACCTGTACCTGTCCATCGACCCGTACCAGCTCAACCGCATGAAGCGGAGCAGCGCGTCGCACCTCGCCGTCGACAGCATCCTGCCCGGCCAG AGGATCGCGGCGTACGCGGGCGGCGAGGTGGTGGCGTCGGCGTGCGAGGAGTACAAGGCGGGCGACGTGGTGGCCGGCGTGCTCGGGTGGGAGGACTACACACTGTTCAAGCCGTCCCCGGCCGTGCTCATGTCCAAGGTCGccgactccgccgccgccgacgacgacgcgGGCTTCCCCCTGTCCCACCACATCAGCGTGCTGGGCACCAGCGGCATGACCGCGTACGGCGGCCTCTTCGAGGTGGGCAAGCCGGTGAAGGGCGAGAAGGTGTTCGTGTCGGCGGCGTCGGGCTCCGTCGGCAGCCTCGTCGGCCAGTTCGCCAAGATCGCCGGCTGCTACGTCGTCGGGTGCGCCGGGACCAAAGCCAAG GTTGATCTGCTCAAAGACAAGCTGGGATTCGACGATGCTTTCAACTACAAAGAGGAACCTGACCTGAAATCAGCTCTGAAGAG GTACTTCCCCGACGGCATCGACGTCTACTTTGAGAACGTGGGCGGCGAGATGCTGGAGGCGGCGCTGGCCAACATGAACACCTACGGCCGGGTGGCGCTCAGCGGCGTCATCGCCGAGTACacgggcggcgggcggcgcgcgGTGCCGGACCTGCTGGACGTGATCTACAAGCGCATCACCATCCGGGGCTTCTTCGCCTGGGACTTCCTGCCCAAGTTCGCCGAGTTCAACACCATCATCGCCGACTGGATCAGGGAGGGCAAGGTCAAGGTGGTCGAGGACGTGTCCGACGGGCTCGAGAGCGTCCCGTCGGCGTTCGCCGCGCTGTTCCGCGGCCAGAACGTTGGCAAGAAGCTCGTTAAGCTGGCGTAG
- the LOC136526269 gene encoding uncharacterized protein, which yields MAAQQRSVVLPVRALDGRATSMRLPATASAAPAFHLFLLGGKLLLDAKLANLSLARSEFVSLIPFTAKLLLDAKLANLEYVVIDEAHSYRGAFGCHTALILRRLKRVCADIYGSHPTFISCTATLANPQEHVTELAGLDADDVELVQNDGSPCGPKHFLLWNPLVSRQGRCLSAAQEVSHLFAEMVQHGLRCIAFCKTRKLCEAVLARAREILEEASAELADTICVYRGEYIVEDRRRIEAGLFGGTLRCMATTNALELGIDVGGIDATLHLGFPGSMASLWQHAGRFGRRLKPSIAIYVGLDDALDQYFMSSPHKLFDKTVEHCHVDSRNRKVLGQHLACAAFEKPLCPKHDARHFGPGMDGAMVTLRDQDHLTNTNTNSSDQSGVWKYVGPDKNHAHAVSIRAIEHDRYKVVDKQGYRVLEEIEESKAFFQVHEGTVYMHQGVSYLVKQLDLSTRTAYCRAAANLKYYTRVHDVTEINILHDDGHGDGTAGDETASSSSSSPRLGFDDGVHAASHALLSVLPLRMMCAASDLRTRCAAAAMRGSWSGRGASGDGGDRAPGVLLLYDKHPGGIGLAAQVERLFGELLVAALQLVSACGCAGADGCSSCVQKRTGGLSAYLHAPNQAHAQLTCALWTPRRQKP from the exons ATGGCGGCGCAGCAACGCTCGGTGGTCCTCCCCGTGCGCGCGCTCGACGGCCGCGCTACGTCTATGCGCCTGCCCGCCACGGCCTCC GCTGCCCCGGCCTTCCACCTCTTCCTCCTCGGCGGCAAGCTCCTCCTGGACGCCAAGCTCGCCAACCTCTCACTCGCCCGGAGCGAGTTCGTCTCCCTCATCCCCTTCACCGCCAAGCTCCTCCTGGACGCCAAGCTCGCCAATCTCGAGTACGTCGTCATCGACGAGGCTCACTCCTACAGGGGCGCCTTCGGCTGCCACACTGCGCTCATCCTCCGGCGGCTGAAGCGCGTGTGCGCAGACATCTACGGGAGCCACCCGACCTTCATATCCTGCACGGCGACACTGGCGAACCCCCAGGAGCACGTCACGGAGCTCGCCGGCCTGGACGCTGACGACGTCGAGCTCGTGCAGAACGACGGCAGCCCTTGCGGGCCCAAGCACTTCCTCCTGTGGAACCCGTTGGTGTCAAGGCAAGGGAGGTGCCTGAGCGCAGCGCAGGAGGTCTCCCACCTCTTCGCCGAGATGGTCCAGCACGGGCTCCGGTGCATCGCCTTCTGCAAGACGAGGAAGCTCTGCGAGGCCGTGCTGGCGCGCGCACGCGAGATCCTCGAGGAGGCCTCAGCGGAGCTCGCGGACACCATCTGCGTGTACCGCGGCGAGTACATTGTCGAGGACCGGAGGAGGATCGAGGCCGGCCTCTTCGGCGGGACGCTCCGCTGCATGGCGACGACGAACGCTCTCGAGCTCGGGATCGACGTCGGCGGCATCGACGCAACGCTGCACCTCGGGTTCCCCGGGAGCATGGCGAGCCTGTGGCAACATGCCGGGCGTTTCGGGCGAAGGTTGAAGCCGTCCATCGCCATCTATGTCGGCCTCGACGACGCGCTGGACCAGTACTTCATGAGCTCCCCGCACAAGCTGTTCGACAAAACGGTGGAGCACTGCCACGTCGACTCTCGCAACCGCAAGGTCCTGGGGCAGCACCTCGCCTGCGCCGCTTTCGAGAAGCCGCTGTGCCCGAAGCACGACGCTAGGCACTTTGGTCCCGGCATGGACGGTGCCATGGTGACCCTGAGAGATCAGGATCACCTGACGAACACGAACACGAACAGTTCTGATCAGTCAGGCGTGTGGAAGTACGTCGGGCCTGACAAGAACCATGCTCATGCGGTGAGCATACGAGCGATCGAGCACGATAGGTACAAGGTGGTGGACAAGCAGGGCTACCGGGTGCTGGAGGAGATCGaggagagcaaggctttcttccAGGTGCACGAAGGCACTGTGTACATGCACCAGGGCGTCAGCTACTTGGTCAAGCAGCTAGATCTATCGACGAGGACGGCGTACTGCCGAGCAGCAGCTAATCTCAAGTACTACACCAGAGTTCATGACGTCACCGAGATCAACATCCTCCATGACGATGGCCATGGCGATGGAACTGCCGGTGATGAaactgcatcatcatcatcatcatcgcccaGGCTAGGGTTCGACGACGGCGTGCACGCGGCGTCGCACGCGCTGCTCAGCGTCCTGCCGTTGCGCATGATGTGCGCCGCCTCCGACCTCAGGACGCGGTGCGCCGCCGCCGCGATGCGCGGGAGCTGGAGCGGGAGGGGAGCTTCGGGTGATGGTGGTGACAGGGCGCCCGGGGTCTTGCTGCTGTACGACAAACACCCCGGCGGCATCGGCCTAGCGGCGCAGGTGGAGCGCCTCTTCGGCGAGCTGCTGGTCGCGGCCCTGCAGTTGGTCTCGGCGTGCGGCTGCGCCGGCGCGGATGGCTGCTCGAGCTGCGTGCAGAAAAGAACTGGGGGCCTCTCTGCTTATTTGCACGCCCCAAACCAGGCTCACGCGCAGCTCACGTGTGCTCTGTGGACGCCACGTCGGCAAAAACCTTAA